From a single Anomalospiza imberbis isolate Cuckoo-Finch-1a 21T00152 chromosome 16, ASM3175350v1, whole genome shotgun sequence genomic region:
- the DECR2 gene encoding peroxisomal 2,4-dienoyl-CoA reductase [(3E)-enoyl-CoA-producing] isoform X1, producing the protein MAEAAMAARVPPDEDGDECLPQYRHLLSPDLLAGQVAFITGGGSGIGFRIAELFMRHGCRTVIASRNLQRLSEASKKLVAATGQQCLPLSMDVRQPQTIAAAVDEALQEFKRIDILINGAAGNFLCPASALSFNAFKTVIDIDTMGTFNTSKVLFEKYFRDHGGIIVNITATLSYRGQALQVHAGAAKAAIDAMTRHLAVEWGPNNIRVNSLAPGPISGTEGFRRLGGKFAEQSNQFSVIPLQRAGNKTEIAHSVLYLASPLSSYVTGTTLVVDGGSWLTSPNSFSALLDVWAAGANQPH; encoded by the exons ATGGCCGAGGCCGCCATGGCCGCGCGGGTGCCCCCGGACGAGGACGGGGACGAGTGTCTGCCCCAGTACCGGCACCTGCTCAGCCCCGACCTGCTCGC GGGCCAGGTGGCCTTCATCaccggcggcggctccggcatCGGCTTCCGCATCGCCGAGCTCTTCATGAG GCACGGCTGCCGCACCGTCATTGCCAGCAGGAACCTGCAGCGCCTGTCCGAG GCCTCGAAAAAGCTGGTGGCAGCCACAGGGCAGCAGTGCCTGCCCCTGTCCATGGACGTCCGGCAGCCCCAGACCATCGCGGCAGCGGTGGACGAGGCGCTGCAGGAGTTCAAGAGGATTGACATCCTCATTAATG GTGCTGCGGGGAACTTCCTGTGCCCAGCCAGTGCTCTGTCCTTCAACGCCTTCAAGACAGTGATAGACATCGACACCATGGGCACCTTCAACACCTCCAAAGTCCTCTTTGAGAAATATTTCCGG gACCACGGTGGGATCATTGTTAACATCACGGCGACCCTGAGCTACCGAGGCCAGGCCCTGCAGGTGCACgctggggctgccaaggctgCCATAG ATGCCATGACCCGTCACCTTGCAGTGGAGTGGGGACCCAACAACATCCGTGTGAACAGCCTGGCCCCTGGCCCCATCTCGGGCACCGAGGGCTTCCGACGCCTGG GTGGGAAATTTGCCGAGCAATCCAACCAGTTCTCCGTGATCCCGCTGCAGCGCGCGGGGAACAAGACGGAGATCGCACACAGCGTCCTGTACCTGGCCAGCCCCCTCTCGTCCTACGTCACCGGCACCACCCTGGTCGTGGATGGTGGGAGCTGGCTCACCTCCCCCAACAGCTTCTCTGCCTTGCTGG ATgtctgggctgcaggagcaaaCCAACCCCACTGA
- the DECR2 gene encoding peroxisomal 2,4-dienoyl-CoA reductase [(3E)-enoyl-CoA-producing] isoform X2 — translation MAEAAMAARVPPDEDGDECLPQYRHLLSPDLLAGQVAFITGGGSGIGFRIAELFMRHGCRTVIASRNLQRLSEASKKLVAATGQQCLPLSMDVRQPQTIAAAVDEALQEFKRIDILINGAAGNFLCPASALSFNAFKTVIDIDTMGTFNTSKVLFEKYFRDHGGIIVNITATLSYRGQALQVHAGAAKAAIDAMTRHLAVEWGPNNIRVNSLAPGPISGTEGFRRLGGKFAEQSNQFSVIPLQRAGNKTEIAHSVLYLASPLSSYVTGTTLVVDGGSWLTSPNSFSALLGIASSSAKL, via the exons ATGGCCGAGGCCGCCATGGCCGCGCGGGTGCCCCCGGACGAGGACGGGGACGAGTGTCTGCCCCAGTACCGGCACCTGCTCAGCCCCGACCTGCTCGC GGGCCAGGTGGCCTTCATCaccggcggcggctccggcatCGGCTTCCGCATCGCCGAGCTCTTCATGAG GCACGGCTGCCGCACCGTCATTGCCAGCAGGAACCTGCAGCGCCTGTCCGAG GCCTCGAAAAAGCTGGTGGCAGCCACAGGGCAGCAGTGCCTGCCCCTGTCCATGGACGTCCGGCAGCCCCAGACCATCGCGGCAGCGGTGGACGAGGCGCTGCAGGAGTTCAAGAGGATTGACATCCTCATTAATG GTGCTGCGGGGAACTTCCTGTGCCCAGCCAGTGCTCTGTCCTTCAACGCCTTCAAGACAGTGATAGACATCGACACCATGGGCACCTTCAACACCTCCAAAGTCCTCTTTGAGAAATATTTCCGG gACCACGGTGGGATCATTGTTAACATCACGGCGACCCTGAGCTACCGAGGCCAGGCCCTGCAGGTGCACgctggggctgccaaggctgCCATAG ATGCCATGACCCGTCACCTTGCAGTGGAGTGGGGACCCAACAACATCCGTGTGAACAGCCTGGCCCCTGGCCCCATCTCGGGCACCGAGGGCTTCCGACGCCTGG GTGGGAAATTTGCCGAGCAATCCAACCAGTTCTCCGTGATCCCGCTGCAGCGCGCGGGGAACAAGACGGAGATCGCACACAGCGTCCTGTACCTGGCCAGCCCCCTCTCGTCCTACGTCACCGGCACCACCCTGGTCGTGGATGGTGGGAGCTGGCTCACCTCCCCCAACAGCTTCTCTGCCTTGCTGGGTATTGCCTCCTCCTCTGCTAAACTCTAG
- the NME4 gene encoding nucleoside diphosphate kinase, mitochondrial yields MGSLGRCLARSLPRGQPGPSPPGPRCYGSAPAALQEKTLLVAKPDAVQRRLLGDIIQRFERRGFKLVAMKLLQADRRLVEQHYEQLRLKPFYPALVAYMTSGPVVAMVWEGYDVVRCTRAMVGDSRAVGTIRGDLSVHITRNVVHASDSVETAQREIGFWFQRDELVAWDSRDRDNIYGP; encoded by the exons ATGGGTTCCCTGGGGCGCTGCCTGGCCCGGAGCCTCCCGCGGGGGCAGCCGGGCCCGAGTCCCCCCGGACCCCGCTGCTACGGCTCCG cccccgcgGCGCTGCAGGAGAAGACGCTGCTGGTGGCCAAGCCGGACGCGGTGCAGCGGCGGCTGCTCGGGGACATCATCCAGCGCTTCGAGCGCCGCGGCTTCAAGCTGGTTGCCATGAAACTGCTCCAG GCGGACCGGAGGCTCGTGGAGCAGCACTACGAGCAGCTGCGGCTGAAGCCCTTCTACCCCGCGCTCGTCGCCTACATGACCTCGGGGCCGGTGGTGGCCATG GTGTGGGAGGGCTACGACGTGGTGCGGTGCACGCGGGCCATGGTTGGGGACAGCCGCGCCGTGGGGACAATCCGGGGGGACCTCAGCGTGCACATCACCAG GAACGTGGTCCATGCCAGCGACTCCGTGGAGACGGCGCAGCGGGAGATCGGCTTCTGGTTCCAGCGGGACGAGCTGGTGGcgtgggacagcagggacagggacaacaTCTACGGGCCCTAG